The stretch of DNA CAGAAATGGATCCTCCACTGTGCACATTATGTCCAGCTTGAGACTTTCTGTTTTGTGTATTAATCTTAGAAATATTTTGCCACTTTTCACCTTTCCATTGATCCGTTAATTCTTTTAACTTGTCTTCATCAATCCATTCACCTTTATCTTTACCGCTACGAACCTTGAACAAAGCATTTTTCAGGGCCAATGTTCCCCTACTATTAAAGCTTTTTTTAATGCTAGCTTCATCCTTTTCAAGCCATTTGTATTTGGCCTACAAACAAACAATACAAATAGTAGTGTAATTTCAGTTGCAAACAcaacctgtttttttttttttaattgcaaatagatttattaataaAAGGCACAAAAAATTCACAAGGACTACATATCGGACACATAATACAACAGGAAAGCAAAGCCAAAAACATGGCTTTTGTTGCTAAACTCTGACACTTGAACTTATTTTGCAGGTTAATTCATGTTCCTGGATGTGTGATTGTAGGGATAGTGGGACTAATTGTTGAGGTTCCTTTATTCACTGCAATTGCTATAGTTAAGAGTCCAAACCAAAAATCAGATCATTTGTATTTATCTAAAACTACAACTTTCTTGTGTGGTCGAATCAACTTAAAGTCAGCAAACCAAAAATCAGATCATTATTAAGCTAAATTTCCACACAATACCTTAAAGTCAGCAAACCAAAAATCTTGTGTTGTCGAATCAACAGCACTCCAACATGACCATGCGCCttgaaaattttctttaaaGATTTTCGTAATAGCACCCCTCACTGTAGATTCTGGTTCAAAGCTGAAAGTATGAGAAAAATTACAATAAGAtgcaatttcaaacatatatggatataattatatgtaagtGCAGGAGATGAGGCAGGAGATGAGGCATCTGCAGGGATAGTTTGGGGATGAGAAGATGTAGGTGCAGTATTAGAATGAGATGGGGCAGATATAGAGGTATTTTGCAAAGGTTGAGATAAGATTGGAGCATGCCTAGTGGGGGGATGAGAAAATGGGGCAGGTGTAGTGGTTTTCTTAAGTGGTTTAGATATGGCAGGTTGTGGCATAGTTTGTGGACGAGAAGGGGCAGGTTGTGGCATAGTTTGGGAGGGATGAGATATTAGTCTTTTCGACCTAGTTTGGGGAGGAAGAGATGGGGTTGGCTGAATGGGAGCAATTCTTTTGCCTCTTCCACTACCTGACatctataaacaataaaaaaataaattaaagtgaTGAAATTTGAAGTTTGTCAAACATTATTCAACTATTTGTATGAGGACAgtgaagaagaaattaaaagCAAGCACTGACTTGTCATTGTTAAGTTCATTCACCTTACTAGAAGAGGAATTTTGAAGGGATTGAGAGAGATGGCGAATATTGAGATCCATCATCCTTTTAGCATTTTCTTCCATATTTTTGCGTCTTTGTTCCTCATATGGTGGTCCAATTGAACAATTTTCACCTCCATCATCATTCCGCGGTACTCTTGTTCTTCTACAAGGAACATCAGGTGGATAATAGTAAGACGCAAATGTAGAGGTCTCCTCCACTAAGTATGCTTCACAAATAGATCCCTCAATTGCAGCTGTGTTTGTGACCTTGTCTTTTAAGGTACGAATAAACCTATAAATCATTTGAAGACATTAATACAATTAATACTCGCATggtaattattaaaaaaagaggATAGATGACTAAACCTTTCAAAAGGATACATCCATCGGTATTGCACGGGACCACCAACCCTAGCTTCATAGGGCAAATGAATTGGAAGATGCTCCATAGAATCAAAGAAACTAGGGGGGAATATTTGTTCTAACTTGCACAAAATGATTGGAATACTTTGCTCCATAGAATCAAAGAAACTAGGGGGGAATATTTGTTCTAACTAGGGAGGAAAACCAGCCACCTCTAACGTACAAGAAGTTGAAAGCAAACATATAGTAGTTTGTCATATTGTTTAGTAGATGAAcgtaattaatataatttcacaAGCACaatcttcaaattcaaaaccATGACATGAACCTAATTAAACAAGTGAGTTTTCACTTAATCTCACAATAAGTAATTCTAAACATAATTAAACAGAACTGGTTTTATAATTAGATTAGAACACAATTAAACTCACACTTAACAAAACTACAAATAATCCAAATCATAAAATTTTACATGTCACAAGGTAAGGATTACACAGCCATGTATCATCAAATTTTAAGAACACAATTGCAGCGGTATCATCAAATTTTAGCGGTATCATCAAATTAAGAACACAATTGCAGTGGTATCATCAAATTTTACACAGCCATGTCACAAGGTAAGGATTAAGATTTTGAATTCAAATCATAACTCACTTTAATTTCGTAGTAGAGGGATGGATGGATGGAAGGAGCAAGGTGTGACAACGGCGAGTCCTTGAAATCGATGGCCTGCAAAACAGGCCACTAAACAACAACAATTAAGagaaaattgcagaaaattgtAGAAATCTAAGAGAAGAAGGGTTAACAAGGAAAagatcacaaaaagaaaaacctaAGAGAAAGCATTACCGAATCCGGAGAAGGAAACGAATTGAGTTCGCGACTGAATCGTGGATGGGGGAGTGAAGAACCCGACCTCTGAATCATGGATGGAGGAGTGAAGAACCCGACCTCTGAATGGTGGAGGAGTGGACGACGATGAAACGGAGTGGAATCGTGGATGGAGGAGTGAAGAACCCGACCTCTGAATGGTGGAGGAGTGGACGACGATGAAACGGAGTGGATGGTGGAGGAAGAAGGTGATGAAACAGAGTGGATGGATGGTGGACGGCGAAAACGGAGTGGATGGTGGACGGCGAAAACGGAGTGGATGGTGGAGGAAGAAGGTGAAACCTATGTCAAAGACACTCTTGTCttatcattataaaaaaatatttaataaaattataattctgTAAAACTTTTTGGCGGGCAGTGAAAAAATTCGGTAAACTTTTTGGAGGGATGAcacgaaaaataaattttcaatattatttcataaactttttggaGGGATGAcacgaaaaataaattttcaataaatttttggAGTGACCGGCGCCGCTCTTTCTTTCCCGTTATTTCTTTCTCCGTTTTggtgtttcaattttttttttcatcaatatatttatatatttttcccagtttatatatttatatttttacgtATTCCttccttcttttttatttttggacgTTATAATTATATGTATTCCTTCCTAAAAAaatttgcatttatatttttttaatatgcatatttatttttaattcatttttttgacaataagcaCGTGGAGagatttaataaagaaaaaaaatgaatttggagGATAATTGgtcccaaacaaaaaaaaaactagatttaaaattgaatttaagaaATATCCGGTTTTAAACTAAATTTGATAAATAACCCATTTAAAAATCGGATTTACAAATTTAACCGGTTACGTAACCATAATCATATTTATAACTAGTTTGATAACCGGTTTTAAATAAAATGTGGATTTGGTTATGGATACTAATccaaaaaaatggtttataaatggtttggttttggttttggagaAAAAccgaccatgcacacccctacttTCAGCATGGTAATGAGTTTGGAGTTAGGGTTTTCGTGGAACTGACCAGAGTGATTGAAGAAATGGGTGTGAAATTAAATGGGAAAAACACCAAATTGAAGGGGAGAAACACCAAACTGAAGGGGAAAAGAGGATTAGGATCAAGAAAAAAGAGAGTTACATACCTTGATTGAAGGCAAACGCAGACGAGCAAGATCTCCAACTACGTGATTGAAGACTAAGTGATGGCCGCCGACAGTGGTGACTGTGTTGAGACGAGATCTGAGAGAGACAGTGGTGCGGTGGTGACTGTGGTTAGGGTTCTTTCATCTTGTGTGTTTTCTTTCTCTGCTTTTGATAATTGTTTGTTAATGTGTTTATTCTTTCTATTGCATCTAAGGAATTTTAAGGAATTgccttaaaaatattaaatttaatcattttttgaaagaataataaaattatcagatgcttcaaaaaaaattatcagatattttttgaaagaataataaaattatcaGATGCTTCAAAAACTCATGGAGGagtgattaaaataaaatcttattattataaaaaaatatttaataaaattataattctgTTAAACTTTTTGGCGGGCAGTGAAAAAATTGGGTAAACTTTTTGGAGGGATGACACGAAAAACTGAGTAAACTTTTTGGAGGGATGAcacgaaaaataaatttttcaatGTTATTTCATTAGAGACAGATTCTAGAGACAGATTAATTCAGAGACGGATTACTTCTGTCTCTGACAAATATTtgactattttaattttaagttgaCCAATCAGAGACGAATATAGAGACAGAAATTATTAGACACGACTAAAATCCGTCTCAAATTTTCGTCTCtaactatttatttcaattataattataaaaataataaaatagagacgGATTTAGACACGAAATTTTATTGACACGGAAATTTCTGTCTCTAAAATCCGTGACTAatacatatatttgaatttcgGTCTCTAACATCTTTTTTTTGTCTCTAATTCCATCTCTATTAGAGAAGAAACAAATTCCGTCTCTAAATTCCGTCGGTATTTGaactttttctagtagtgaaatAAGAAGTACGAAAAAGCTCGTCACGTTATTTGGTTGGCCACCACTTGATGTATATGGCGTGCGCGTAACAATGTGATTTTTAGAGGAGAATCTATTAATTGGAA from Trifolium pratense cultivar HEN17-A07 linkage group LG5, ARS_RC_1.1, whole genome shotgun sequence encodes:
- the LOC123884438 gene encoding uncharacterized protein LOC123884438, whose product is MIRQEGRVLHSPIHDSVANSIRFLLRIRPSISRTRRCHTLLLPSIHPSTTKLNFEPESTVRGAITKIFKENFQGAWSCWSAVDSTTQDFWFADFKAKYKWLEKDEASIKKSFNSRGTLALKNALFKVRSGKDKGEWIDEDKLKELTDQWKGEKWQNISKINTQNRKSQAGHNVHSGGSISAREHAKKMESYQTKLFERNSQIGEGSNQQSDDSIYMEVVGGINKKGHIFGLGSQAATIKESLKFSPSISTDVVQSDKVAAMEAKIEALTVELEQKNLEQETLKQKMEHWDQIFGRFVPSINQNSPGQLGREGDNENYEMDTNENYVMDDEDDVLDDEA